The Nerophis ophidion isolate RoL-2023_Sa linkage group LG07, RoL_Noph_v1.0, whole genome shotgun sequence genome contains a region encoding:
- the setd1a gene encoding histone-lysine N-methyltransferase SETD1A: protein MDPDGGADTQKAVSLQWNSYKLVQDPAIRRVAQKIYRYDGVHFSVPDSGFPPVGDLRDPRPRRLWSRYTEMVLPVPKFKLDEFYVGPIPLKEVTFARLNDNIKQPFLAEMCAKFGEVEEMEILFHPKTRKHLGLARVLFTSTRGAKDTVKQLHNTSVMGNIIHAQLDIKGQQRKKYYDLIVNGSYTPQTVPLGGKALVDCLTPQTPTHQQLDTTSEIRRRLSSELAVLAAGVQALTSGNVTPGSADTGFGEPRLDTPPSSVPGTYTSASSTSSQGGTPYSSRSGTPFSQESGFSGSRHTGYNSGTLGGGYPAQDMLPSSSSSSAVSSTAGGYKVSRYSEDVHEPSVYHRGRPMYPPAASFRPNEPPCYPPYPNAGGPGPHMTHHSTLHPPPLAAQYDPLLVPERDRDSGGRYGAGAVVSRRSSYHHQQDTNSSSSSKYHSHHSHHHSDRRDDRGYRRDSTGSRSGEHGHQRHRNHHHSHNHHGSRRKSSHDRDRDRDRDRDRERDGDYSNSSDPRYNSNSYRSSSNSMSPPPSSYSAYSTSKESAPVTPQELDVSSRLGGSGLTERGPPPSASAEKDYHAGHHGALPLPPPPPPLPPASVIAAAVAETLGALDFNQDSPPREEQWSKPKRRPCTPPIPPKTPPPLTPPPSTASSSPSSSNLPPHPAASASPSSARHRGSASPEPDSTNESLPFAYHSSSLDSRIEMLLKEQKAKFSFLASDEEDEDERKEDKQRGTRVEGGEKRGRAGHDAGENAGVNQARDNGDKGRGERDLRKRGKGKEGRKSPAEPPASTSSSSMYSPHIPIPEETPSQVRPAGTEAVQEMSQDGNADARCRTGARTPPYNGQTQSSPHSSGEDMEISDEEEEGEVTITTVTTHQPSMTSCSSPASSQAPMPSQTTDTSSSPPPVSDSAQHFSTSMHPPIPSYPPHLPPPPPPGYSLQPPPPPGIPPPHMELHPEYPPPMPPHMYDYASSMELMNQYTGGAPMSFQMQTHMLSRLHQLRMSSSNGTQGPGEAATGDYAAYHLHSVPPPSHPYMDQEGSGATAGHYNQDPRYMPPHMPYPYTDPHGAQIPPPHLPPHHTTWPPHVLSAHYPSYMPLPAYGTMPPGEGGEYQTPGEEIPLLDDNPHESTVQMVLATLIQEMKNIMQRDLNRKMVENIAFATFDEWWDRKETKAKPFQTMAALRDDEKKEEKVSRPREPLTSLVDWAKSGGVEGFSLRGALRLPSFKVKRKEPQELHEGDMKRPRPSTPPDEDDEAADGRTPDAVRHGVRMDNKRRKKKPRNRKPWELDSEGEETSDGSSSEKDDEEVEASGKDSDDDALSVDSDDESLSSSSEDSSSSGSSSSSSSEDEEEGERPDSDGTDTMDESTMDSTTEKDVQETVSPKAAVKTGDAKESKFDTKTPSMRPPSPPYPRPSSPVVLVPPLKKRRKTVSFSTEENSKTLSSALPLSPPPSQTAGETPILLSPSKPSEPRAAAAPPTRPVHGIQLLPFASKPGEGNALIVPPCGRTPDSNESKRTPLSPQATPTKVPSKRGSGKDSPKSSVPPVMVCRTVQNLPLDHASMCRMAFEEAPPPSPVNKRGKGKSRTTSITCHPLKEEAEDEDHQRLRLREQLGASSLLQLASASTADLSVLADVALKMDPEAGDSEETETSDEAEEQKMEGGLFSGEALLRVMSLESVVVFMEHSYSKPPLFTGAPAPKKTSSKLDSSVLVPADLNTISGVLEAPEEVIGEALDGREYLGLLCPTDESSPAPTPSAKKSAASKALELEKSKKKRSKDKDKENQEVIPTKQQEQQPSKNLKKRKLEDSDLEEEVDVEELESGELSSTDSEEEVGEEVRKSERLFLQEARVTSSIRAPSPEPPPMKYDNRSEFEQMTILYDIWNSGLDGEDLMLLRKTYEKLLQDNHSSDWLNDTHWVQHTVTNLPNPRRKKRNADGQLRQHVTGSARSEGYYAISRKEKDVYLDLDLPEQVIREVENVDSTGTNRALSERRSEQRRLLTVIGTPAVMDSDLLKLNQLKFRKKKLRFGRSRIHEWGLFAMEAIAADEMVIEYVGQNIRQMVADNREKRYAQQGIGSSYLFRVDHDTIIDATKCGNLARFINHCCTPNCYAKVITIESQKKIVIYSKQAIAVNEEITYDYKFPLEENKIPCLCGTENCRGTLN from the exons GACTCTGGATTCCCCCCCGTGGGTGATCTACGGGATCCAAGACCAAGGAGGCTATGGTCGAGGTATACAGAAATGGTCCTGCCAGTGCCAAAGTTTAAG CTGGACGAGTTCTACGTGGGCCCCATTCCCCTCAAGGAGGTGACATTCGCCAGGCTCAACGACAACATCAAGCAGCCCTTCTTGGCCGAAATGTGCGCTAAGTTCGGCGAAGTGGAGGAGATGGAGATCCTGTTCCACCCCAAGACCAGGAAGCACTTGGGCCTGGCCAGAGTGTTGTTCACGAGCACGCGGGGGGCCAAGGATACGGTCAAGCAGCTGCACAACACCTCGGTCATGGGCAACATCATTCACGCTCAGCTGGATATCAAAG gccAGCAGAGGAAGAAGTATTACGACCTGATAGTGAACGGCTCCTACACGCCCCAGACTGTCCCTCTGGGGGGCAAGGCCTTAGTAGACTGCCTCACACCCCAGACCCCAACACACCAACAACTTGACACG ACGTCTGAAATCAGACGGAGGCTCTCCAGCGAGCTGGCCGTGTTGGCGGCGGGCGTCCAAGCTCTCACGTCAGGAAACGTTACCCCAGGCTCTGCGGACACTGGCTTCGGTGAGCCGCGTCTAGACACGCCTCCCTCCTCCGTACCAGGCACCTACACTTCTGCATCCTCGACGTCCTCTCAGGGTGGAACTCCCTACAGCTCCCGGTCCGGCACGCCGTTCTCCCAGGAGTCTGGCTTTTCTGGGTCCAG GCACACAGGCTACAACTCTGGCACTTTGGGAGGCGGTTACCCCGCTCAGGACATGCTTCCTTCCTCTTCCTCGTCCTCCGCCGTCTCCTCCACTGCAGGAGGGTACAAGGTGTCCCGCTACTCTGAGGACGTCCATGAGCCCTCCGTGTACCACCGAGGTCGCCCCATGTATCCCCCCGCCGCCTCCTTCCGTCCCAACGAGCCACCGTGCTACCCGCCGTACCCTAATGCGGGAGGACCCGGCCCCCACATGACGCACCACTCCACATTGCACCCGCCTCCCCTCGCCGCTCAGTATGATCCGCTCCTCGTGCCCGAGCGGGATAGAGACTCTGGAGGGCGCTACGGGGCAGGGGCCGTCGTCTCCAGGCGGTCTTCTTACCATCACCAGCAGGACACCAACTCCTCATCCTCCTCCAAGTACCATTCCCATCACTCACACCACCATTCGGATCGCCGGGACGACCGGGGGTACCGACGAGACAGCACGGGGTCGCGCTCGGGAGAGCACGGTCACCAGAGGCACCGGAACCACCACCATTCTCACAACCACCATGGCAGCCGTAGGAAGAGCAGCCACGACCGGGACAGGGATCGAGACCGGGACAGAGACCGCGAGAGAGATGGCGACTACTCCAACAGCTCAGACCCCCGATACAATTCCAACTCATACCGCTCCTCATCTAATAGTATGTCCCCTCCTCCTTCATCCTACTCCGCTTATTCCACCTCCAAAGAGTCCGCCCCGGTCACTCCTCAGGAATTGGACGTATCTTCTCGTCTTGGAGGTTCCGGCCTCACAGAGAGAGGCCCTCCGCCTTCAGCAAGTGCTGAGAAGGACTACCACGCTGGTCACCATGGTGCTCTGCCGCTACCGCCTCCCCCGCCGCCCCTGCCGCCAGCATCGGTAATTGCCGCCGCCGTGGCCGAAACGCTCGGAGCGTTGGATTTCAACCAGGATAGCCCACCCCGTGAAGAGCAGTGGTCAAAGCCTAAACGACGTCCCTGTACCCCACCTATTCCGCCAAAAACCCCTCCGCCTTTGACTCCGCCCCCCTCCACTGCTTCGTCATCGCCTTCTTCTTCCAACCTCCCCCCGCACCCTGCTGCCTCCGCCAGCCCATCGTCAGCCCGCCATCGGGGTTCTGCCTCCCCAGAACCAGACTCCACCAATGAGAGCTTGCCTTTTGCATACCACAGCAGTAGCCTGGACTCCCGTATTGAAATGCTCCTCAAAGAACAGAAGGCCAAGTTTTCCTTCCTCGCCTCCGATGAGGAAGATGAGGACGAGCGGAAAGAAGACAAACAGAGGGGCACGCGTgtggaaggtggggagaaaagagGGCGGGCGGGTCATGATGCGGGGGAGAACGCAGGTGTCAATCAGGCGAGGGACAACGGGGACAAGGGCAGAGGGGAGCGCGACCTCAGGAAACGAGGGAAGGGAAAAGAGGGTCGGAAAAGTCCCGCCGAACCGCCAGCCTCAACTTCATCTTCTTCCATGTACTCCCCTCACATCCCAATCCCAGAGGAGACCCCTTCCCAAGTCCGCCCCGCCGGGACAGAAGCTGTGCAGGAGATGTCCCAGGATGGGAATGCAGACGCACGCTGCAGGACTGGAGCCCGCACGCCACCTTACAACGGCCAGACTCAG TCGTCCCCTCATTCCTCGGGAGAGGACATGGAGATCtccgatgaggaggaggagggggaggtGACCATCACAACGGTGACCACCCACCAGCCCTCCATGACCTCGTGTTCCTCACCAGCGTCATCACAGGCGCCCATGCCCTCGCAGACGACTGACACCTCGTCTTCGCCCCCGCCCGTCTCGGACTCTGCACAGCACTTTAGTACTTCCATGCACCCACCCATCCCCTCCTACCCCCCACACCTGCCTCCACCGCCTCCTCCGGGCTACTCGCTGCAGCCGCCCCCTCCTCCCGGAATCCCGCCGCCTCACATGGAGCTGCACCCTGAGTACCCGCCGCCCATGCCCCCCCACATGTATGACTATGCCAGCTCCATGGAGCTGATGAACCAGTACACAGGCGGCGCCCCCATGTCCTTCCAGATGCAGACGCACATGTTGAGTCGCCTGCACCAGTTGCGCATGTCGTCGTCCAACGGCACGCAAGGTCCAGGCGAGGCCGCCACGGGAGACTACGCCGCCTACCATCTGCACTCTGTGCCGCCTCCGTCCCACCCCTACATGGACCAAGAGGGGAGCGGTGCAACTGCTGGTCATTATAACCAGGACCCCCGCTACATGCCGCCACACATGCCCTACCCTTACACCGACCCGCACGGCGCGCAAATACCACCGCCTCACCTTCCGCCTCACCACACCACTTGGCCGCCGCATGTATTatccgcccactacccttcctaCATGCCTCTGCCCGCCTATGGCACCATGCCGCCCGGGGAGGGGGGTGAGTATCAGACCCCCGGAGAGGAGATACCCTTGCTGGATGACAACCCTCACGAATCCACAGTCCAGATGGTGCTCGCCACTCTCATCCAGGAGATGAAGAACATCATGCAGAGGGACCTGAACCGCAAGATGGTGGAGAACATCGCCTTTGCCACCTTTGACGAGTGGTGGGACAGGAAGGAGACAAAAGCCAAG CCCTTCCAGACAATGGCAGCTTTACGTGATGACGAGAAGAAAGAGGAGAAGGTGAGCCGACCTCGCGAGCCTCTCACGTCTCTTGTGGACTGGGCGAAGAGCGGCGGCGTGGAGGGATTCTCTCTGCGTGGAGCGCTAAGACTGCCCTCCTTCAAG GTGAAGAGGAAAGAGCCTCAGGAGCTCCACGAGGGAGACATGAAGAGGCCGCGACCTTCCACCCCGCCAGACGAGGACGACGAAG CTGCTGATGGAAGGACGCCAGACGCCGTCAGACACGGAGTTAGAATGGACAACAAGAGGAGGAAAAAGAAGCCCAGAAATCGCAAACCTTGGGAGCTGGACAGCGAGGGAGAGGAAACATCAGATGGCTCCTCCTCGGAAAAG GACGATGAGGAAGTGGAGGCGAGTGGAAAGGATTCTGATG ATGACGCTCTCAGTGTAGACAGCGACGACGAGAGCCTTTCCTCGTCCTCAGAGGACTCGTCATCATCAGGATCCTCATCTTCGTCTTCCTCAGAGGATGAAGAGGAAGGCGAGCGGCCCGACAGCGACGGCACTGACACCATGGACGAGTCCACCATGGACAGCACCACGGAAAAAGATGTCCA AGAGACGGTCTCTCCAAAGGCAGCGGTGAAAACTGGTGATGCCAAAGAAAGCAAATTCGATACAAAAACACCCTCCATGCGACCGCCATCACCGCCATACCCCCGTCCTTCGTCCCCCGTCGTCCTTGTGCCCCCTCTCAAAAAACGCAGAAAGACTGTCTCCTTCTCCACCGAGGAGAACAGCAAAACACTGTCGTCAGCGCTGCCACTATCTCCACCCCCGTCCCAAACGGCAGGCGAAACTCCAATCCTGCTCTCACCCAGCAAACCCTCAGAGCCCCGCGCCGCTGCCGCACCTCCGACGCGTCCTGTTCATGGTATCCAGCTGCTTCCCTTTGCCTCCAAACCGGGCGAAGGCAACGCCCTCATCGTGCCGCCATGTGGAAGAACTCCAGATTCCAATGAGTCCAAAAGGACACCACTGTCACCTCAGGCCACCCCCACCAAGGTACCTAGCAAACGGGGCTCAGGCAAAGACTCCCCCAAATCCTCCGTTCCTCCCGTCATGGTATGCCGCACTGTACAGAACCTCCCCTTGGACCACGCCTCCATGTGCAGAATGGCCTTCGAGGAGGCTCCACCTCCGTCTCCTGTCAACAAACGAGGCAAAGGAAAGTCCCGGACCACCAGCATCACCTGTCACCCCCTCAAAGAAGAAGCCGAAGACGAGGACCACCAGAGGCTGAGACTGCGGGAGCAGCTAGGAGCGTCCAGCCTGCTTCAACTGGCCTCTGCCTCAACCGCCGACCTCTCGGTCTTGGCCGACGTCGCCCTGAAGATGGACCCCGAGGCCGGAGACTCTGAGGAGACCGAGACATCAGATGAGGCAGAGGAGCAGAAGATGGAGGGCGGTCTCTTCTCGGGGGAGGCGCTGTTGCGTGTCATGAGCTTGGAGAGCGTGGTTGTGTTCATGGAGCACAGCTATTCCAAACCGCCTCTTTTTACGGGTGCACCAGCCCCCAAAAAGACCTCCTCCAAACTGGACTCGTCTGTGCTCGTCCCAGCAGACCTCAACACCATCTCTGGGGTGTTGGAGGCGCCAGAGGAGGTCATCGGCGAGGCGCTGGACGGTAGAGAATATTTGGGACTACTGTGTCCGACTGATGAGTCGAGCCCCGCTCCAACCCCTTCAGCCAAGAAGTCGGCGGCAAGCAAAGCACTGGAACTTGAGAAGAGCAAAAAGAAGAGAAGTAAAGACAAGGACAAAGAGAACCAGGAAGTTATTCCCACAAAACAGCAGGAGCAGCAGCCAAGCAAGAACCTGAAGAAGCGAAAACTAGAG GACTCAGACCTGGAGGAGGAGGTAGACGTGGAGGAACTTGAGTCTGGCGAGCTTTCGAGCACGGACTCAGAGGAAGAGGTGGGGGAGGAGGTGAGGAAGAGCGAGCGTCTCTTCCTGCAAGAGGCCAGGGTGACGTCGTCCATACGCGCCCCGTCCCCCGAGCCTCCGCCGATGAAGTACGACAACCGCAGCGAGTTTGAGCAGATGACCATCCTGTACGACATCTGGAACTCGGGCCTGGACGGCGAGGACTTGATGCTGCTGAGGAAGACGTACGAGAAGCTGCTGCAGGACAACCACTCATCCGACTGGCTCAACGACACCCACTGGGTCCAACACACTG TGACCAACTTGCCAAACCCTCGGCGTAAGAAGAGGAACGCGGACGGGCAGCTTCGACAGCACGTGACTGGTTCTGCCAGGAGCGAGGGCTACTACGCCATCAGCCGCAAGGAGAAGGATGTATACCTTGATCTGGACCTTCCCGAGCAGGTCATTCGGGAGGTCGAGAACGTCGACAGCACG GGCACCAACCGGGCACTGTCTGAGAGGCGCTCTGAGCAGCGACGCCTCCTCACCGTCATCGGCACGCCGGCCGTCATGGACTCTGACCTGCTCAAGCTCAACCAGCTCAAG TTCCGAAAGAAGAAGCTTCGATTTGGCCGCAGCAGGATCCACGAGTGGGGCCTGTTCGCCATGGAGGCCATTGCCGCTGACGAGATGGTCATCGAGTATGTGGGTCAGAACATTAGACAG ATGGTGGCAGACAATCGTGAGAAGCGGTACGCTCAGCAGGGCATCGGGAGCAGCTACCTGTTCCGAGTGGACCACGACACCATCATAGACGCCACCAAGTGTGGCAACCTGGCCCGCTTCATCAACCACTGCTGCACT CCCAACTGTTACGCCAAGGTGATCACCATCGAGTCCCAGAAGAAGATCGTCATTTACTCCAAGCAGGCCATCGCCGTCAACGAGGAGATCACGTACGACTACAAGTTCCCCCTGGAGGAGAACAAGATCCCCTGCCTGTGCGGCACCGAGAACTGCCGCGGCACGCTCAACTAA